The Drosophila yakuba strain Tai18E2 chromosome X, Prin_Dyak_Tai18E2_2.1, whole genome shotgun sequence DNA segment CTCCTTGCGCATTGCTGTATTTGGCGGGGATACATTGCTTAGACTAATCCGATTGCTTGAGGTAGCACCAGCACTAGACGTGTTCGTATAGATGTGGCTACTGGAGCCCGACTGAGTCACCGGATTGGCCGTGGTCATTAGGTACTCGGGATGTCGAAAATTAGTCGTGCTACTAACCGGTACGGCGTGATGCGATTGCAACGTCACGCCACCGTTGTTAGCACCTATAATACCATAATCGGGCGCGACATCAGTGTCAGTGCATGAGCTGGGCACAAATCGCCGTGTGCTGGCCTCATTTTTCGATATTGTGTGCAGATTATTGATGCTCCCAATGGTCGGCGACAGTATGCCATTCAGCATGTGCATCGGCGGCGACAGAGATATGCATTGAGCGCCACCCGAACTATTCATGGCCGTCGATCCATGGGCATAGTTGTCGCCATTCGGAATATTTTGCAGGCTGGATGACATGGTGGGCTCTGTGCAGTTGGTTTTGCTGACTACCCGATAGATTTTCTGCTGATTCAAGAACATTGGATTCGCCgctgtgttgctgctgcccatGGCACCCGTTGAAGCGGCCTTTCCGATTTGAGAGGCCCGTGGCATTCTGGTCGGTGGACTGCTGCGACTGGGGTACATGATGCTGGGCGCCTTCGCGGCGTCTGGCAACTTAACATCAGCGCTGGGCTTGTTCTTGAATATCCTCTCGTAGTTATCAATTAGAATGTTGATGACGATATTATTAAACTTAATATCCAGTATGGCGGCAACTGATTCCTCTCGCGGACGCAGCAAAGTCGGCCCGAAGACCACTCCCAAATTAAATACGGACATTTTGTTCTTCTCGTACTTGCGCGAAACGctgcaaatataaatatgtattgtATAAGTTATCAAAGTTAAAGCGAAACGTGTTTAACTGCAGCGTTACTTACTCGGTTAGATGACAAATAACCATGTCGAGCATCTGAAAGTTGGGCTGCGGCAACTTGTAGACCAGCTTGTGCACCTCATTCACGCGCTGATTGAGGGTTTCTTGCTCTAAAAATATacgtttcccattttccatttagaCTATGTACATGAAGGATTTTCCTGAGTGTAAATACTTACTTGCTGCTTCAATGAAATCACTATGGTATTGATACGTCATTAATGGCTCATTTAGATTTCGCAGATACATTTTCAGGGCACTAGCAATGGTGTTGCTTTCCATTAAATCGCGGTACTTATCGTCGACGAAGACATCGTCGGTTTCCTTTTGATTTAGGCCCAGTGCCAGTAGCTTGCTGATTTTGGTGCCAACACCACTCTTTCGGTAGATACCCTCATCCTCCAGACCTCGAATCTCTAATACTTGAATGCATCGGCGGATGAACATGAATCCGGCTTCATCCAGATGGTATGCCTCGCTGACTTTGATTTTACCGGGAGCCAGATATGTCTGTGTACGAATAAAACGATTAAAATTGATGCCGTGACATCTACTTAAGAAAAAGTATTGGATACTAACCGGCTCCGTACCGTCCATGGCGCTAATCCAATAGCGATGATCCTTTTCGCTCAAGGCTTGAAATGTGTAAACGACGCCTGGCTTCTCCTTGaatgtcaaatcgaagcagaACCTCTTCTCGAACTCAGATGCCCGTCGCTGGCATGAGAACAGCGTCAGTTTCTCGTCGTCACGCGCCTCGGGTCTCGTGAAATTGTGATTCATCTGATTGAACTGGAGCATCGTGAATTCTCGCTTCTGCTTCTTGAATGTGCAATAGTATTTTGTCCAGGTGGCTTTGAATGGCTCTAGAAGGGAGATTTTCAGAATGGAACCTATGATTCGTTCGCAATAAGTTAATTAGTTGAATGCAGCGAATTTCGTTATTATTACATTGTCTGGGTAGAAAGATAGGCACAATAGACTACAAGAATAATAAAGataatatattctttatatattattatcaAGAGGCtatcaattattattatcagcTCAACAGCCCGGATAATCAAAATGATAActgcaataataaataaaaaatctcTGCAAACAAGGCAGTTCAGTTCTTGatcagaaaataaatgaagCTTTTATGATTATCGTTTAAAACACGTACTTTTCTCCATTAGAAATAGGTAACCACGTTTTGTAAAAATTTCCTCGGGCTTCTGCGAACACAAACGATTAGAAAATGCTCGAGTGCAAACAATGTATCAACTTACTGTGCGTTTTTCCATATACTTTGTTTTCAGTTCAGTCACTTTTTCGCGTGCCTCCTCGAAATTTTCCCGAGTCTGCAAGTAATACGAAGCGTTAATTTTGGCATATTACAATGTTTAATGATTGTTTGCCTACTTTTTGGACTTTGTGCCTCAAATCCTGCAGATAATCGCGATGATCCTCCGCCTGTTCGTGCGCTGTGTGGTAGAAAACGAGCCAGCCAGAAATAAATGCGAGCAGTATTTCGACAAATTCGAATTTGATTCGTTCCTGCACTTCTTGGATGCGCAGCACATAGCTCAGCGACTCCTGGATATACTCGCGTTCATGCATCCCCAAACTGGCGTCCGCCTgcaaagaaatcaaattgaTCAAATTGATACTATTATTTGGATACTGTTTAAAGCCATAGCTCTAAATACAAGATGCTCTCTTTGAAAAGTTTGAACAATAGCTTTTAGATGGCAGGAGCTTAGCAATTTAGAATCACTTACCTCCTGAATTGTGTTTTCGGGCTTTTTAGTTGACATATTGAGGAAACGCTCCTGCGATTGACAAAATTTCTCCGTCTTTTTATCgaatttctttttgttttctttgacGCCACCGATTTGCTTTTTTCGAAAATCCTCCAGTGACTCAATTATATGTTTATCGGCGAGCGTTAGCTAGGTATTAAGTAATAGATTCAGATTCTAGCAAATTTGGATGCCAATATGCCCAGCAACTTACCATTTTTTCGCGCTCATCCTCAATATTGCCAATTATAGCACCAAAGCGCTTGAGGCTTTCACAAATGACATTCTCATCGTCGGTCTGAGCAGTGCCAATGCACTCAAAGTTAAAGTCGTTAAGTAAAATGGCCAATTGTTTCATTCTAGTGGACAGCACTGAAAGaacattaaatgcaatttggtAAACCAttgaaataaacataaaaataaagaaaaacaaagggGAAAACATATCAGTTTATATCTTACTAGCCTTCGACAGCTTTGCCTCACTTGCCACATCTTACTTACTTGTCACCTCATTCACATAGCAAAGGattcaaaaatatgtacaaatcACGCGCCTATTTGCCCAGGGCGGCAAAGTCACTTAATCCTGATCCTAGTCGCAAGTCACGAAAGTAAGTTAGCAAATCCCCAAGCCCATACCCAATTTAACAACATTGTGGCACTCGAAAGGCTTTGCACGGAAGAGCAGCTATTTCTAAGCTTTGCAAAAACTATACCAGAAGATGAGGATGTGACTAGCGATCTGCCCAAGTTCGTCGTGTTCGACCATGATATGCCGCCAGCTGATTACATGGTGAAGTGTATCCAGGACAACGAGTGTCCGGATGTGATTGTCACCGTCAATGGACGCATGTTCCCGTGCCACAGGCTCGTGCTGAGCATTTACTCGAAGCGAATGCTGAAGCTATTGGCGGGCGACGTAAATAATATTGTGTTTGAAAAGGAGGATCTGACGCCGAAGGCATTCAGCGATGCATATCAATGGATGATTTCCACAAGGGGTGAGCTGAACACGAGCGATATGGTGGACATTTTGAGAGCCGCCTACTTTCTGGATATACCCGAGCTGCTCGAGGCTTGTTGGATAACCCTGGATAGTCCTGTTATCGACGAGTTATCTGCGTTTCGCATCATGTATGAGGCGCGTGCCGCCACTAACATGCCGGAAGTATTCGATAAGCTGGCGGGACGACTCAACAGGGCAACTTTGCCAGCCGCATCCACTAGGGAGTTCCTCAGCATCAGCGAGGTGCAAATTTGCTCCATACTGAAGTCCAGTACTCTGGCAGTCAACTCGGAAATGGAGGCAAGTACATCTATCTGTCAATCTATCTATCTATGTATCTAAATATATGTGGCGAAAGCTTTGATGTTTCCTAATAAGATATAAGTAACTATAGTAATCCAATGATCCTAACTTCAATTCACAGCTCCTATACTGCGCCTTGATGTGGCTATCGCATTGCTGGCCACAGCGCCGTTCCAGCACCAATGTGGTTTTGAAACACATCCGCTTTGGCTACCTGCCGCCCACCATGCTGAGCAAGTTCAAGACAAAGGAACGCAACCAGGTGGGCCACTTTGGTGAGATACTGGAGGAGTTCAGCAAGTCGCCCGATATCAACCAACTCGTGCGGGATGGACTGTTCGACAGCAGTTTGATCATAGCCGTATACAATGATCCCAATGTCGTCGAGGAGAACGTGGAGTTCAAGCAGGTGAAGCTGACGGATCCACGCTGTTGGATACGGGATCATCGATGTGAATACCATCGGAACGTGACCACGCTGTGTCCGAATATGCGTTACGTAACGCCAGACCAATTCGAAAAGTACCTGATGTTCCTATCAAGGTCACGACTAGAGTATCCTGATTATGAAATTGAAGAAGAATCAGATTCCGATTGGGAAAAGAAGCGGGAAATCAAAAAGTTGATGCTCTTGAAGAGTGTGGTCGGCATGGATGCGGATTTGGATAGGCAAATCAATCTTATTAAACAGAAGCGAAGCGATCGAAATCAAGATCCAAAAACTCAGATTGTGCAGGCATAGGGCCTGCATCTACAAAACGTAAAATTCGCAAGTTGAAATTAGTTATAAATCATTCATTATTGGTGTTTGCACTTACTCTTTGCCGCACTCATTAGATCTTTGACCTCTTTGATaattcgttttatttgatGACTAGTGTGGTCCAGTTCCTTCTCATGCCGATTCAAATTTTCGCGAAAGTCCGGACTGTCGACGATGCATTCTTCGAACTCCAGAGGCTCCAAGCCGCGGCGTACATTTTTGCCGCCGCCCATgatgtttgcttttgctttcaaTAATATTGATGATTTgctgcgttttttgttttagctttATTTAGGTTATTTAGGTTATTTCGGTTCGCGGCCAATTTCCACCAAGTTGCTGAGTTCATTCGCAGCGGCTGATATATTGTGTATATTTGATGGGCGAGAAAACTGTAGTGTTTGCAACATTTACAGCTGGAATTGCTc contains these protein-coding regions:
- the LOC6524874 gene encoding rho GTPase-activating protein 26 isoform X2, whose translation is MGGGKNVRRGLEPLEFEECIVDSPDFRENLNRHEKELDHTSHQIKRIIKEVKDLMSAAKMLSTRMKQLAILLNDFNFECIGTAQTDDENVICESLKRFGAIIGNIEDEREKMLTLADKHIIESLEDFRKKQIGGVKENKKKFDKKTEKFCQSQERFLNMSTKKPENTIQEADASLGMHEREYIQESLSYVLRIQEVQERIKFEFVEILLAFISGWLVFYHTAHEQAEDHRDYLQDLRHKVQKTRENFEEAREKVTELKTKYMEKRTKPEEIFTKRGYLFLMEKKPFKATWTKYYCTFKKQKREFTMLQFNQMNHNFTRPEARDDEKLTLFSCQRRASEFEKRFCFDLTFKEKPGVVYTFQALSEKDHRYWISAMDGTEPTYLAPGKIKVSEAYHLDEAGFMFIRRCIQVLEIRGLEDEGIYRKSGVGTKISKLLALGLNQKETDDVFVDDKYRDLMESNTIASALKMYLRNLNEPLMTYQYHSDFIEAAKQETLNQRVNEVHKLVYKLPQPNFQMLDMVICHLTDVSRKYEKNKMSVFNLGVVFGPTLLRPREESVAAILDIKFNNIVINILIDNYERIFKNKPSADVKLPDAAKAPSIMYPSRSSPPTRMPRASQIGKAASTGAMGSSNTAANPMFLNQQKIYRVVSKTNCTEPTMSSSLQNIPNGDNYAHGSTAMNSSGGAQCISLSPPMHMLNGILSPTIGSINNLHTISKNEASTRRFVPSSCTDTDVAPDYGIIGANNGGVTLQSHHAVPVSSTTNFRHPEYLMTTANPVTQSGSSSHIYTNTSSAGATSSNRISLSNVSPPNTAMRKERFLGSASGPQQHPPVQRGLHSYGQTKHYSPLMPTSTSSSNDSVCDSLSSNNGLGSSIVANSNSGSVAQHLSTRNANDYALITSQNSSLSPHLGPTCDEVVTATTLPTVSLSCGGNASESTEYPPSKMHRNRDINQIKRDLSTGTARVRTLYACMGESEGELSFEPNQIITNVRYSHEPGWLQGTLNGKTGLIPENYVEHLKPHH
- the LOC6524874 gene encoding rho GTPase-activating protein 26 isoform X1, translated to MGGGKNVRRGLEPLEFEECIVDSPDFRENLNRHEKELDHTSHQIKRIIKEVKDLMSAAKMLSTRMKQLAILLNDFNFECIGTAQTDDENVICESLKRFGAIIGNIEDEREKMLTLADKHIIESLEDFRKKQIGGVKENKKKFDKKTEKFCQSQERFLNMSTKKPENTIQEADASLGMHEREYIQESLSYVLRIQEVQERIKFEFVEILLAFISGWLVFYHTAHEQAEDHRDYLQDLRHKVQKTRENFEEAREKVTELKTKYMEKRTKPEEIFTKRGYLFLMEKSSILKISLLEPFKATWTKYYCTFKKQKREFTMLQFNQMNHNFTRPEARDDEKLTLFSCQRRASEFEKRFCFDLTFKEKPGVVYTFQALSEKDHRYWISAMDGTEPTYLAPGKIKVSEAYHLDEAGFMFIRRCIQVLEIRGLEDEGIYRKSGVGTKISKLLALGLNQKETDDVFVDDKYRDLMESNTIASALKMYLRNLNEPLMTYQYHSDFIEAAKQETLNQRVNEVHKLVYKLPQPNFQMLDMVICHLTDVSRKYEKNKMSVFNLGVVFGPTLLRPREESVAAILDIKFNNIVINILIDNYERIFKNKPSADVKLPDAAKAPSIMYPSRSSPPTRMPRASQIGKAASTGAMGSSNTAANPMFLNQQKIYRVVSKTNCTEPTMSSSLQNIPNGDNYAHGSTAMNSSGGAQCISLSPPMHMLNGILSPTIGSINNLHTISKNEASTRRFVPSSCTDTDVAPDYGIIGANNGGVTLQSHHAVPVSSTTNFRHPEYLMTTANPVTQSGSSSHIYTNTSSAGATSSNRISLSNVSPPNTAMRKERFLGSASGPQQHPPVQRGLHSYGQTKHYSPLMPTSTSSSNDSVCDSLSSNNGLGSSIVANSNSGSVAQHLSTRNANDYALITSQNSSLSPHLGPTCDEVVTATTLPTVSLSCGGNASESTEYPPSKMHRNRDINQIKRDLSTGTARVRTLYACMGESEGELSFEPNQIITNVRYSHEPGWLQGTLNGKTGLIPENYVEHLKPHH
- the LOC6524875 gene encoding kelch-like protein 4, with the translated sequence MYKSRAYLPRAAKSLNPDPSRKSRKLCTEEQLFLSFAKTIPEDEDVTSDLPKFVVFDHDMPPADYMVKCIQDNECPDVIVTVNGRMFPCHRLVLSIYSKRMLKLLAGDVNNIVFEKEDLTPKAFSDAYQWMISTRGELNTSDMVDILRAAYFLDIPELLEACWITLDSPVIDELSAFRIMYEARAATNMPEVFDKLAGRLNRATLPAASTREFLSISEVQICSILKSSTLAVNSEMELLYCALMWLSHCWPQRRSSTNVVLKHIRFGYLPPTMLSKFKTKERNQVGHFGEILEEFSKSPDINQLVRDGLFDSSLIIAVYNDPNVVEENVEFKQVKLTDPRCWIRDHRCEYHRNVTTLCPNMRYVTPDQFEKYLMFLSRSRLEYPDYEIEEESDSDWEKKREIKKLMLLKSVVGMDADLDRQINLIKQKRSDRNQDPKTQIVQA